A single genomic interval of Pseudorca crassidens isolate mPseCra1 chromosome 19, mPseCra1.hap1, whole genome shotgun sequence harbors:
- the CDRT4 gene encoding CMT1A duplicated region transcript 4 protein gives MGGKSNIWFRYPPTLKEWNHWPRVPLNCPYFSLPVELTENIGLPVNLLEKHDLWPAYVTYTSPLVKRLIEKSKARDVERLQTAEESRPTCRQRKPPSVIQLERRKSFTSLGNMMFKDVGSETMVSAWGSFSMSETGPPVVPERTHFHADARASPTADYNKIIFSRKPRMRVLPYRSLLAGEEKHPDV, from the coding sequence ATGGGGGGGAAATCCAACATATGGTTCCGATACCCTCCGACCCTTAAAGAATGGAATCATTGGCCGCGAGTGCCTCTAAATTGCCCGTATTTCTCGTTGCCGGTAGAACTGACAGAAAACATCGGGCTTCCTGTGAATCTGCTTGAGAAACATGACCTGTGGCCCGCCTATGTCACGTACACATCCCCGCTGGTGAAAAGACTGATTGAGAAAAGCAAAGCCAGAGACGTGGAACGCTTGCAAACGGCCGAGGAGAGCCGGCCGACATGCAGGCAGAGAAAGCCTCCCAGCGTCATCCAGCTGGAAAGGAGAAAGTCCTTCACGTCCTTAGGCAACATGATGTTCAAGGACGTGGGGTCAGAGACCATGGTCTCGGCGTGGGGCTCTTTCTCCATGTCGGAAACGGGTCCCCCCGTGGTTCCAGAGCGCACCCACTTCCACGCGGATGCTAGGGCAAGTCCCACCGCCGACTACAACAAGATCATCTTCTCCCGGAAGCCGAGGATGAGGGTGCTTCCGTACCGCTCACTGCTGGCCGGCGAGGAGAAACACCCCGACGTTTAA